The proteins below are encoded in one region of Ferruginibacter lapsinanis:
- a CDS encoding tetratricopeptide repeat protein, with translation MSKYPNRQNQDELQELLQQYDNLKSGRSHSFIDEDAFELIIDYFDEKDELANALEAAEYAAEQYPYSSALLLKKADLLIADKRYKEALDVLEQSEILDSSDINLYILKTDAYLALDQQEKAAMVLEMAIDYFDGEEKLELLFELADVYDDYENFDKVFDCLVMILDIDPNNEEALYKICFWTDFTGRNEEGIRLHQRIIEEYPFSELAWFNLAAAYQGIKLYEKAIDAYQYAVAIDEKFDYAYRNMGDAYLRLRKYKEAIEVLQKVLELARPEDVIYEAIAHCYDKLKNYAQARFHYRKATHLNQDDSQLYYKIACTYMNEGVWDSAIKNLQTAMRIHRLQPEYNLAIGQCYMQIGKIEDAIQYFGNVVRTRPKNSNGWIELLKCLYSVNCYEEGLEYTDHALELTTGKTIFLFYKSAFLFALRKTKEAVLQLELGMELSPKLIKKMLELNPALLQNQAVVDILARYKRNKKS, from the coding sequence ATGAGTAAATATCCAAATCGTCAAAACCAGGATGAACTGCAAGAGTTATTGCAGCAATACGATAACCTCAAATCCGGCCGAAGTCACTCCTTTATAGATGAGGATGCTTTCGAATTAATTATTGATTATTTTGATGAAAAAGATGAGTTGGCCAATGCGCTGGAAGCAGCTGAATATGCTGCAGAGCAATACCCTTATTCATCTGCATTATTGCTTAAAAAGGCAGATCTTTTGATTGCCGACAAACGCTATAAAGAGGCGTTGGATGTGCTGGAACAGTCAGAAATCCTCGATAGCAGCGATATAAACCTATATATTTTAAAAACAGACGCCTATCTGGCATTAGATCAGCAGGAAAAGGCAGCAATGGTGCTGGAAATGGCCATTGATTATTTTGACGGAGAAGAAAAACTGGAATTATTATTTGAATTGGCAGATGTTTACGATGATTATGAGAATTTTGACAAAGTTTTTGATTGTTTGGTGATGATCCTTGACATTGATCCCAATAATGAGGAGGCTCTCTATAAAATTTGTTTCTGGACAGATTTTACCGGAAGAAATGAGGAGGGGATACGTCTACATCAAAGAATCATCGAGGAGTATCCTTTTAGTGAACTGGCCTGGTTTAATCTTGCTGCAGCCTACCAGGGTATTAAATTATACGAAAAGGCAATTGATGCCTATCAATACGCTGTGGCTATCGATGAAAAGTTTGATTATGCTTATCGTAATATGGGGGATGCCTATCTAAGGCTAAGAAAATATAAAGAGGCAATTGAGGTATTGCAGAAAGTATTAGAACTTGCCCGTCCGGAGGATGTTATTTATGAGGCTATAGCCCATTGTTATGATAAGTTAAAGAACTACGCACAAGCAAGATTTCATTACAGAAAAGCCACTCACCTTAATCAGGATGATAGTCAATTGTACTACAAAATAGCCTGTACTTATATGAATGAAGGAGTATGGGACAGTGCTATCAAGAATTTACAAACGGCGATGCGTATTCATCGTCTGCAGCCAGAGTATAATTTGGCCATAGGGCAATGCTATATGCAAATTGGTAAAATAGAAGATGCGATACAATATTTCGGAAATGTTGTTCGTACAAGACCTAAAAACAGTAATGGCTGGATAGAATTATTAAAGTGTTTGTATAGTGTAAATTGTTATGAAGAAGGGTTAGAGTATACTGATCATGCATTGGAGTTGACCACAGGGAAAACGATATTTCTGTTTTATAAAAGTGCTTTCTTATTTGCTTTACGTAAAACCAAGGAAGCTGTTCTGCAATTAGAGCTGGGAATGGAGCTAAGTCCTAAATTGATAAAAAAAATGCTGGAGCTAAACCCTGCACTATTGCAAAATCAAGCTGTAGTGGATATTTTAGCAAGATATAAAAGGAATAAAAAATCTTAA